In Methanococcoides sp. LMO-2, a single window of DNA contains:
- a CDS encoding DUF2124 family protein, whose translation MEVINNANGIGGLLTSFRELVKDSKKVMFIGTTGFCTPFAEIMSFVLRDTPIEVGFIPDIRNHEAKAIVSTPSGMQIGEDVDYHADTVVLLGGLAMPKMNIDVNDIKKNMEDILEGADSTTVIGVCFQSMFDTQCWIGPIDFDYIIDSDMAVSTIKV comes from the coding sequence ATGGAAGTAATCAATAATGCCAACGGCATCGGCGGACTTCTGACATCTTTCAGAGAGCTTGTTAAGGATTCAAAGAAAGTAATGTTCATCGGAACCACTGGCTTCTGCACACCTTTTGCAGAGATAATGTCATTCGTCCTGAGAGACACACCTATCGAGGTAGGCTTCATTCCCGACATCCGCAACCACGAAGCAAAGGCAATAGTATCCACACCAAGCGGCATGCAGATCGGTGAAGATGTCGACTATCACGCAGATACCGTCGTCCTTCTGGGCGGACTAGCAATGCCAAAGATGAACATCGACGTAAATGATATCAAAAAGAACATGGAAGACATTCTTGAAGGTGCTGACAGCACAACTGTGATAGGAGTATGCTTCCAGTCAATGTTCGATACCCAGTGCTGGATCGGACCCATCGACTTCGACTACATCATCGATTCCGACATGGCAGTAAGCACTATCAAGGTGTGA
- the mch gene encoding methenyltetrahydromethanopterin cyclohydrolase, whose product MISVNEKGLAIIDEMLDWEEEIKVESKELENGATIIDCGVNVEGGYDAGMYLSRLCLADLAEISYTKVDLDGLPVPAIQVATDHPTIACMASQYAGWRIAVGDYFGMGSGPARGLGLKPKELYEEIGYKDDADAAVLVMESDKLPTEEIVEYIAKHCSVEPQNVYVAVAPTSSIAGSVQISARVVETGIHKLESIGFDINTIKSGFGVAPIAPIVGDDTKCMGSTNDCIIYCGETYYTVDYGDAEKLEDFVKKAPSTTSRDFGKPFFTTFKEAGFDFFKVDAGMFAPAKITINDVATKKSFTSGRINPGILLESFGIKNV is encoded by the coding sequence ATGATAAGTGTCAACGAAAAGGGCTTAGCTATTATTGATGAGATGTTAGACTGGGAAGAAGAGATCAAGGTCGAGTCAAAGGAACTTGAGAACGGCGCTACCATCATTGACTGTGGTGTCAATGTTGAGGGTGGCTATGATGCAGGTATGTACCTCTCACGCCTCTGCCTTGCAGACCTTGCAGAGATCTCATACACAAAGGTCGACCTCGATGGTCTTCCAGTACCAGCTATTCAGGTTGCTACAGACCACCCTACCATCGCATGCATGGCATCCCAGTATGCAGGATGGAGAATTGCAGTCGGTGACTACTTCGGTATGGGCTCCGGTCCTGCAAGAGGCCTCGGTCTTAAGCCAAAAGAGCTCTACGAAGAGATCGGCTACAAGGACGATGCAGATGCAGCAGTTCTCGTAATGGAATCCGACAAGCTCCCAACCGAGGAGATCGTTGAGTACATCGCAAAGCACTGCAGTGTTGAACCACAGAACGTTTACGTCGCAGTAGCACCAACATCATCAATCGCAGGTTCAGTACAGATCTCCGCAAGGGTTGTTGAAACAGGTATCCACAAGCTCGAGTCCATCGGCTTTGACATCAACACCATCAAGAGCGGTTTCGGTGTAGCACCTATCGCACCAATTGTCGGAGACGACACAAAGTGCATGGGTTCAACCAACGACTGTATCATCTACTGTGGTGAGACCTACTACACCGTTGACTACGGAGACGCAGAGAAGCTCGAAGACTTCGTAAAGAAGGCACCATCCACCACATCAAGGGACTTCGGTAAGCCATTCTTCACAACCTTCAAGGAAGCAGGTTTCGACTTCTTCAAGGTCGATGCCGGTATGTTCGCTCCTGCAAAGATCACCATCAACGATGTCGCAACCAAGAAGTCATTCACCAGCGGTCGCATCAACCCTGGCATCCTTCTCGAATCATTCGGCATCAAGAACGTATAA